The following coding sequences are from one Humulus lupulus chromosome X, drHumLupu1.1, whole genome shotgun sequence window:
- the LOC133803535 gene encoding ABC transporter A family member 1-like, whose amino-acid sequence MRQGMKDKSSDEAFDWNVTGASICYLGVESICYFLLTLGLEILPSYKEWWSIKSFQHDGSSYSEPLLGSSVEKVALDFDEDTDVAMERNRVLSGSIENAIIYLCNLRKVYPGGKVAVQSLSFSVQEGECFGFLGTNGAGKTTTLSMLSGEESPTDGSAYIFGKNIRSNPKAARQHIGFCPQFDALLEFLTVQEHLELYAKIKGVSDYRIDDG is encoded by the exons ATGCGCCAAGGGATGAAAGATAAATCTAGTGATGAGGCTTTTGATTGGAATGTCACTGGTGCCTCTATATGCTATCTTGGTGTTGAG AGCATTTGTTACTTCCTCTTGACACTTGGGCTTGAAATCTTGCCTTCCTACAAGGAGTGGTGGAGTATTAAAAGTTTCCAACATGATGGTTCTTCTTATTCAGAACCTCTTCTAGGATCCTCTGTAGAAAAAGTTGCTCTTGACTTTGATGAAGACACAGATGTGGCAATGGAAAGAAACAGAGTACTTTCAGGTTCCATTGAGAATGCTATCATTTACTTGTGTAATCTTCGAAAG GTGTATCCTGGAGGAAAAGTGGCAGTGCAGTCTCTGTCTTTCTCAGTTCAAGAGGGGGAATGTTTTGGCTTTTTAGGCACAAATGGAGCAGGAAAGACAACCACTCTGTCAATGCTTTCTG GAGAGGAATCTCCAACAGATGGATCAGCTTACATATTTGGGAAAAATATTCGCTCCAATCCAAAGGCAGCTCGTCAGCAC ATTGGTTTTTGCCCACAGTTCGATGCTTTGCTAGAATTTTTAACTGTCCAAGAGCATCTTGAGCTTTATGCAAAAATAAAAGGGGTGTCAGATTATCGGATAGATGAT GGGTGA